The stretch of DNA AGCAGGATCGCCGAGCGGATCGCCATCTGGCCGACCGGGCCGCAGCCCCAGATCGCCACCGTGTCGTCCGGCTGGATGTCGCACTGCACCGCCGCCTGCCAGCCGGTCGGGAAGATGTCGGAGAGAAACAGGAGCTTCTCGTCCGGGATGCCGCCCGGCACCTTGATGTGGGTCGCGTCGGCGAAGGGCACCCGCAGGTACTCGGCCTGGCCGCCGGCATAGCCGCCGGTGAGGTGGGTGTAGCCGAACAGGCCCGCGGTGGTGTGGCCGAAGGCGGTCTCGGCGAGCGCCTTGTTGCGGTTGGTGCGCTCGCAGACCGAGAAATTGCCGCGCCTGCACTGCTCGCACTGGCCGCAGATGATGGTGAACGGCACCACGATCCGGTCGCCGACCTTGAGGCTCTTGTTTTCCCGGCCGACCTCGACCACCTCGCCCATGGTCTCGTGGCCCATGATGTCGCCCGACTTCATGCCCGGCATAAAGTGGTCGTAGAGGTGCAGGTCGGAGCCGCAGATGGCGCAGGAGGTCACCTTGATGATCGCGTCGCGCCCATCCTCGATCGTCGGATCGGGGACCGTGTCGCAGCGGATATCCGCGGTGCCGTGCCAGACGAGGGCCTTCATGGCAGATCGGTCTCCGAGGCGGGTGCCGCGGAAGAGCCGGAATTGGCCGTCCGCGCACGGGCCACCCCGGCTCGGGTACTAATACCCCCTACCGGTAAGCGGCATGCCCGAACAACCGATCAAAGTTGGCGCTGTTCCGCAGGATCTAACACGGCACGTGTCAGCGAGGCGCGCGCCTTCAGCACGGCCTGGGCGCAGCCCCACCGCGGCGCAGTTCCAGGGTGACCCAGCCCTCGATCAGCCGGCGGCGGCGCAGGCGAAAACCCTGTGCGGCGTAGGCCGAGAGCACGCCCGGCACGTCGCGGGGGATCAGGCCCGACAGCACCAGGGTGCCGTCCGTCGCCACCGCGCGGGCGAGGCTGGGGGCGAGCCCCCGCAGCGGCCGGGCCAGGATGTTGGCGAAGACGAGGTCGTAGCCGCGGGCGACGCGGGCGAGCGGATGGCGCAGGCCCGGCGCCTCGTAGAAGGCCATCAGGTTGGCGAGCCCGTTGAAGGCCGCGTTGGTGCGGGCGGTCGCCACCGCCTCCGGGTCGAGGTCGCCGGCGATGACCCTGGTGTGGAGCAGGCGCGCGGCGGCGAGCCCGAGGATGCCGGTGCCGGTGC from Methylobacterium aquaticum encodes:
- a CDS encoding zinc-dependent alcohol dehydrogenase; amino-acid sequence: MKALVWHGTADIRCDTVPDPTIEDGRDAIIKVTSCAICGSDLHLYDHFMPGMKSGDIMGHETMGEVVEVGRENKSLKVGDRIVVPFTIICGQCEQCRRGNFSVCERTNRNKALAETAFGHTTAGLFGYTHLTGGYAGGQAEYLRVPFADATHIKVPGGIPDEKLLFLSDIFPTGWQAAVQCDIQPDDTVAIWGCGPVGQMAIRSAILLGARRVIAIDRVPERLTMARAGGAETINLDEESNVVARLNDMTDGKGPEKCIDSVGMEAHATSSLDAIYDRAKQAVMLESDRPHVLRQMIMACRPAGVLSIPGVYGGLIDKVPFGAAMNKGLTFRMGQTHVNRWSDDLLRRIEEGQIDPSFVITHTVGLEQGPEMYRTFRDKQDGCIKVMIRP